The Euwallacea fornicatus isolate EFF26 chromosome 18, ASM4011564v1, whole genome shotgun sequence genome segment GGTAATCAGATTAATCCCCTTTGTGGTTGCTAAATTTGTAGTTTTATGGTGGTTTTCCCATTTCCAAAATTACGGTTTCGAAGGAGACGGTTTAAAATGAGCCTTATGTCTAGCGACTTGCCCTGGGGTATCCGATTTCTGAAGAAATTCGCTGATAGATGTTTTCCACAGAGGTTGCATTTCAACAGAGAATTTTGgtgagaaattaataaaaattgcttctaGAAGCAGGCTTATAGTTTTATTCAATACACAATAAACttagaaatttgtttttgcagCTACCGAGCGAGTGTAGTATTTCTGACTTACATCGCCTATATGTCTTACCATTTGTCAAGAAAACCTATTTCAGTAGTAAAAGCAGTATTGCATAGAAATTGCAGTACTTTAAGGACACCGCTTCCACATGATTCCCCTACTTGGTGTGATTGGAAGCCTTTTGGTAAAATCTATTGTGCTGCATAAAGGCAAGatcaaattataattattttttagatggAAGTGATTCCAGTGCATCCCAATTACTAGGGGAACTAGATTCAGCATTTCTTTTCTGTTATGCTGCTGCTATGTTTTTCTCAGGATTTGTAGCAGAAAGAGTTAATCTCAGATACTTTCTAGCACTAGGAATGTTGTTCTCTggaattttcagttatttgttTGGCATAGGCAAAACATATGATATCCATAATTTGTGGTACTATATTAGTGTACAGGTATGTTTACcacttaaaaaaacttaaaaatgaacattttactGATATGAAAAAATGCACTTTACTGATATTGACATACATTTTAAACCTTTTGCATAATTTGGAGTTATAAATAGATTTGATATTAGCAGTACCAATGTTACTTGTAGGCACTTGCTGGTATTGCTCAAACTACTGGCTGGCCAGGGGTGGTTACAGTAATGAGCAATTGGTTTGGGAAAACCAAAAGGGGGCTGATTTTTGGGTTGTGGAACTCCCATACTAGCATTGGCAATATACTAGGTACACACaactgtaacaaaaaaaaacaacacttTGCAGCTAAATTTTTCTCATAGGATCATTGATTGCGGCTGAATATGTTGAAACAGATTGGGCCTTATCATTTATAGTTCCAGGACTGATAATTGGAGTTGTGGGTTTTgtactatttctctttttAGTTGTCAGTCCTGGTGATGTTGGGTTTACTACTTTAGAGAGCCGAGTGGAAGAAGGGGTAATGATGTTTTTGAAGCTTTCATAAGTAATATAATCTTGAGTTAACTCTTATAGAGAGTCTATAAGCCTTTAGGGAATCAAGTGGCTAACAGAGGGTTGACGACCGATTCACGCAGGTCCAGTTCAGAAGTGGATGATTCAGATATCATTATTGGAGAACAAGtgagaaaaaagtttctttattCTTATGGTTGTTTTGAGGTTTTCTTATTGtttgagtaatttattttataggaAAGAATGATAAACGTGACAAGAAGGGATGTAAGTTTATGTTTGTGTTTGCGGAATTTTTTAAGGTACTTAGACTTGGAGCTAACGCTTTTTAGAATACTCTATTGCTTTTTAATCTGTAATTTTAAGAGTAAAGTtgagtttaataattatattaccAATTTAAATCTATAGGAGGTGCTCCATAGAGGCCCTACTGAACGTACTAGACTCATTGGTGAATCCTCAGGTAGCAGTACCAGTTACCAACCCATTGGCTTCATTGGTGCCCTCAAAATCCCTGGAGTTATCGAATTCTCCCTGGCCCTGTTTTTCGCCAAACTGGTTAGTTACACATTTCTGTACTGGTTGCCTTTATACGTCAACAAATCGAGTGAGTcacgtaaaatttttacttaaaacagCGGGATTAAGTGTGTGTTTTTTTCAGCTACAATGGGAGCTACGTTAAGCGCAGATTTGTCCACATTGTTCGATGTAGGCGGTATAGTGGGCGCAATAGTGGCTGGTGTAGTCAGCGACAAATCTGATATGCCAGCCACCACTTGTGTCAGCATGCTGCTTCTCTCTGCCCCAATGGTTAGTCACACATTGTCttaacttcaattttaacGCAGTTTAAGAGTtctgcaaatttttattacagcatattttattgtatataAATTACTGAGATTTTAGGGAAGAGCCcactataaaatttaattttaattcaaaagatAAACTTAAAACAAGTTGAAAACAATGGTCATGCCTAAATgattgaaattgtttatttaattgataGAATTTTCCTCTTatcactaaaaaataatattttgttttatgtaagcGGTTTTATTGTTAAGAAGTTTGCTtacatttatattatatactAAACTTTCTTAGCTAATCAACTTTAGATGTTGTATAGCGAATaagatgtttaaataattttttttctagagcATAATAAACTATACATTTTCTTGTTCCAGATGTTCGTGtatcaaaaattaagtgtCTTGAGCATAGGCCTGAATATGGTGCTATTAATAATTGTGGGATTATTGGTAAACGGGCCCTATGCCCTCATAACCACCGCCGTGTCTGCGGAACTAGGTACTCACACGTGTTTGGAAGGAAACTCCAAAGCTTTGGCCACCGTTACAGCCATAATCGACGGAACTGGATCGATTGGTAATTAGtataaattagttaaaaactCTCAAATACAAAGAGATACATTTTAGGGGCGGCTGTGGGTCCTCTTCTGGCAGGATTCGTGTCCAGTTACGGCTGGCATAATGTGTTTTACATGCTAATTGTCTCTGATATTCTCGCTTTTTTAATTCTGCTACGTTTAGTGAAAAATGAGATTTGGAGGTTTAGAGTGCATAGGCACGGATTGCGGAGGACAGagtgattttaataattccttAGGTTAAAAAAAACGCACATATCTGCccaaaattaagtttttatattGTGCAAAAATAGTCGTTTTCTTCTTATTAATCTTGACTTATCATTGTGTATACAGGGATAATAAAAGAGTTAAGCAACTTTAGAAAACATGCGAAGATTTCTAGAATATTGTCTAGAACAGAATTTAATTACGCAATTTGAATGATTTTTATATCTGTgagatttcaaatatttcttttgaaaagtaactatgtcttcatttataatttttaaagcaatgaCACCTAAAAGTTTACAGTTTGTACGGTTTTTATGCTCTGTCAACGGGTGAAatgattttcttcattttaattatttactattCCAAGCCTTGAAAGATTAGTTCGTTCGATGATGTTAAATCAGATCatcgtaatatttttttgataatctGGTGAAGGTAAATAATTAagtgaaatattaaagttttctttGCAACCTGGCAAACCTTTTACTATCGATTTCTCTTAATTTTGAccaatataataaatgtagCGAAAGTAACTCagcaaaatttctcaattaacTAAAGGTATCTTTGCGATGAAACGCAAATTCCAACTTACTTCAAGTGTGGCCCCGGGGGCCACATTTGAAAGTTATCGAGGTCAGCATCTGCAGTCtttcaatttgcaaaattcgAATTGCGATGTTATTTGATAAActtctaaacaaaaaatgtgaGTGTTCGAATTGTTAGATCTCTTAATTTACAGGCTGTTTCTAAGTTACGGTGCTAAATTCATATGAGAGATAAATTATGTCATTTCATGCTGAAAAttctatataaataaatgtccaAAAATTCTTGTTAAAAAACAGAGGGAGTTTTATGATAGTTCGCAAAAACGTACTTCTGTTATTTTCTTCCAAAGGGCTTTagggattttattaaaagatggTATGTTAGGATATGTCCATCAGGTGCAACAACAATTgataaatatattgtttttagttacTATAGTAACCGAATAACAGGAAATGTGGAATTGTCTGATTACTGCGTCCCTGGAATGCGCTTCACTCCATCTATGGCTGTTCCGTGAACTGAAACCTCCATCtttggtaaacaaaatttcatccgtaaaaatgatgtttttcgCAAAATGTAGTTCACAGTTTATTTTATGGAGGAgttaattgcaaaatgttgtcCTTCCCAAATCCTCTGGCAGTACTCCTTATACTTGTAATAGCTGGTACGGATATAGAAGCTGCTCTCTAGCTACCCTCCACACTACGGAACGAAGTATATTTTGCATAGAACTTATTCTTCTAGTGCTGAATGTATATCTTCGAAATGCCTTTATATTTATTCCTCCTTTTCAACAGTTGTTGCCCGCGGCCTGCTAGTGTCATCGCTGacgtttcgaaaatttcccctctctctatctctctctTATGCCACAGTTAATTGAAACAAACAGCTGTTTTAAAGGAATTCCCCTAGTAGGACATATCTCTTGGTAacttatttttgcttttctcGAATTAccattattttatcaaaaatcaaatcGGTATGTTCCTGAAAAGTGTATTTTTCAGCCGTTgctgttaaaaaaacttgcaaaataTTCAGAAACGAGCCAATTGAGAGGAATTCAAAAGACTGACGTTGACAAGaggaaatgtttcaaaaagcGTGGCAAGCTAGATATCCGAAACCTCAACGCAATGGCGCACGAGCGGTGTACGGTATCTCACACTTAGTAATTTTCCTCAGAAACagagcaaattttcaattttaaaccaaaaaacctttttgtgtgtttttaaagaaacctCAAGAAAAATTGACCTGACATGCATTCTGCCTGCGCACAAAGGAAACCTACTGAAAGAAATCTCTGCGCCACTCCTGTTATTCGGTTACCatagcaactaaaaataatgtattcaTCAGTTGTTGTTGCATCTGATGGACGTATCTCCTGCGTACCGAGTTTCGACAAAATCCCTAAAGCCCTTTGTAAGAAAATAATGGAAGTACGCTTTTCCAAACTATCATAAAACCTACATTgcttcttttttattaagcatTTTAGGACATATATTAACATAGAAATTGCGGCATATAACGAAGCAATTTACCTCCCGTATCAATCTCGCGTCATGATTTAGagacactttgtataaaatatcatttaggACATACACATACTGGAAGTGTTAtctaaccctgtatatagaatGAATGCATTTTACCCTATTTAGTTGGTTTTTTAGCACCATCAACAAAATACCATTAATTTATCCAGATTGTTGAAGGTCAATCATGAAACGTTAGAAAGGATTCTGAACTTTCCGAGGAACTGTTTTTCTGCCAGCCAATGCATAGAAAATTCTCTATATAATTGAATAACTgcatatttacttttattacatATACATTTCCAACGCTCTCTTGTATCCACATAAGGATTCAAGCTCAAGCATTTAAAGTAGTTACTAAAGGTGCTTCTTCGActttaagatttaaatttattgtaaagGATGATTTACGATTGTTATATACctgattataataataaaaaaaaatgtaccgGAATATCCTTCTGTACAGATCAACGCTAATTGAATGCAAATACACCATTCAATGTATCAGGGAAATGTATTTCcatacttatttattttatgtagtGTACAAGTCTTTGTATTATAGAGTGTAGaataaatatctattttattgataagcgtttcaatatttttcccaaACAAACGATTTCCCGCACTCTTGCATCAGAGCATTCTATCAAGCTTTGCAGGAAAATGTTTCCCACGTTATTATATTGTTTTGATGGAAATTCCCTGTGGAAATTTCCCTTGCGCTCGTCCAAGGTCCTCAGTATCATTCATTGTAACACTGTTCCTTCCGTacaataacaacattttttggAATGCAGCCAGTCTATTTTCCCAAAGACTTGAATTGTGAGCAATTTTCGTGCAGGAATCAATCCGTTTAATTCGGGACCTAAGGACAAAGTTCCAGTTGCGGTGTGTGAGCAACCACCTTTGTGTTACGCTCTAATTATATCTCTTGTTTAGACTGAGCCGATCAGTTTccaatttgtgaaattttatatggAAGCTCAAAGTTCCTTTTATTAGACGACATTGTCTTTACCCTATTAGAAACCATTAAcaaaacacaataaatcaCCCATGTGTATTTTATTCCAACTTGTATAATTTGCGTCACTGAAACcaaacaaacaattaattatcCCATATGGCCTGCCCCTCGTTCCCACCATTTTAACcaattataacaattttattcccAGAACGCAATTTTTGATCGGTCAGTGGCGAAAAGCGCGTCTTCCCGGACTATGCGGCCACCGCAGACCATTAGATGACTGAGTGATTCCCGAAAATAACACCTGGTCGTCACACCGAAAATCTCTACATGCACTTTTCTCAGTTATGGTTTCCATTAGAAATATACATTTACACCTCCAAGACGCCTCTAACACCCTGATGCTGTTTCGATTCCCAGCTGAAATTTGTGATCAGTGAATCGGgtctaaaattaaacttcaggATTTATTAACAAATGCGTGCGTGGAAAGACTGTTTCGTGGAGGAGAAacacgttgtttttttttaggattAAAGTGCGGATTGGAATAAAACTCTTGGCAAAAATGATGTCTGTGCCCGTAGATCTATACAGCCCCTATATCGCGGGGCCCCACAGCAAGAGCGACGCCtcttatattgaaaaaaagacTGTGAGtttccaagtttttttttgtttaggttACTTTCTTGCTGTTGCTCAGAAAAAGGCTCTTGAATCTTCCAGTTTTGCTTATAACGGAATAATTGctcatttattttcgtttcgtACAAAGGATGATCGTAAAAAATCTTTAGTGAGCGGTGGAACCTCAAAAGAATGTCTTGAATAAATTAATCTCTCTTTTGCCAACGTTGGATGTTTTATAGTAAGAATAACGGACTTAATCGACGCTCTACGTTTATGGTCCATTgctgtttccttttttttttattaaaacgacAATTCGTTTTGAATTCGAAATAACGCACAATACACTTACGAAACCTCTTTGATTGAGGTCAGAAATATTTCgccatttaaattattcttaGTCTCTAGACAGTATGGCGAAGGAGATGTATTGATCGAGTAATATCTAATTTTTCTTCACAATATGGCGAAAAGAAATTTACCAGTGAAATTTTCCGAGAAGTAAAGAAATGCACCCGTCCGGTAATGCAGCAGTTGCTTAGAGAAATGTGGTGGTTAAAATATGGATGTGTTACCGAACATGAGATGATATCTCAACTGAGGTCCTGGAGCCTTGGAAATGCAGTTTGAGGCGCCTTCATCATAGAGCAGTTTTACAAGCGCAAAAAGAGGTGTGATTTAGACAGTAGCTAATATCCGATTTTAGATGTGCTGTGATTTCTCCAGTAGCACCTGATTTGTCTTTGCAAAGTACGCCAAATGTTTACGATGCAGCGAACTTTCCCGCATTCGTAGTTCTTTCCTTGAAAATCTCAACGTAACAGCTAATTATTTTAGTGCAGTTTTTTGTGACCTGGTTAAAGTGCAGCATTATTTGCCGTTTTCAGGCAAACGCTATCAAGTGCCAACTTGCGGCTTCCTGGACATTCTGGCGAAGGCGCGATATTTGGGTATTACGAacgtttttgtcaaatttgattGTGCCGAATTTATGCAACTATAAACGCTCTGTATATGGAAACGCCATAGTGCCTATCCTTTGTACACACAACGTGTAAGAAAAACAGGAAAATTAGCACTTCATTACATAATTCGCAAGAATTTTCGAACAATTTTATGTCGGCAATAAAACCTATTATTGATCCTAATTAATATTAGCATAATATTGATTGTGATTTGATGGATTCAACGAATAGCATCCGCAGAGAACTGTAAAAGGGTCAATAAATTACTCAAATTGCTCCAGCAAAAGAGTCATATATCACGAAAGTCTTAAAGCGGTCTACGAAACCATTTAGTCTTTGACTATGTTATTTAGTTCGCTTACATATCTAGGTATTATCGAAAAGCTGCTCCGCGTGTGTGCttttccaataataattatttttgtacctTGTTCGAAAATGTTAGCAAATAATTAGCAGACACAGCCAGACTATCCGGAGTCGTATAGGAACGTCGTTATTGTCGTCgataagtttatttttgtttgcgtCGGTTTTTGTTGTTCCTTGCCATGATTTACACGTCAGTTCGGTTTAGTTTTCCGTCTAAACCGCGGCGAGTGcgtcaaaaaatttaagtgaaaaagcacaaaactttatcgaaaaaaacatcaaaaacgaCATGAACTTTTTCAGGTAACAGACTTTTGCAAACAGATGAAAGACACCGAAATCCCCGCGAGGTCGCTGAGCAGTGCCTCGCACCTTACCTCACTGTGCGTGGACATATCGCCCAGCTCCAGCAACTTCTTTGAGGTGAATCTCAATATCGAAACTCGGTCCCGCCGCCCCGTGCGCGCCCTCCAATCCTATCAAATTTCAGGTCTTATACGTGGGAAAGATAAAAGTGTGGCAAAACAACGTGACCGCTTCCTTCATTGATGAAGCATTGGAAAAATTCCGCTTGCACGAGTTGGAGAAGCGTAGGGTGAGGCAACTCGAGGGAATTGGAAGATTGCAGAGTGCAGACAGCATCGTTAGACGAGGCTCCACGGTATGATTTAAGTACATTATCGATTTGCAAATTCCGAATTCGGCACTCGCAGGACTCAAAGAGCAGCAGCGGCTCCGAGAGTTCGGCGCCGGTGTTCCAAAGATCGATTTCCTATCATTCTGGTGCTCTTCGACGTGAGGGTACTCCGAAAGAAGACGAAGCGACGACGTCTAGCGATGCTCTCTCAGTGCAAAAGGAGGTTTCTCCCCAACTCAGAGAAATGAAGACGTCCCCTGGTGCGAACATGGACGATCATAACAGGACGATGGTGCTGCAGGTGGACAGAACTGACTTAAGACTGATAAGTCCCGATAGGAAGGTCATTCTCTTACACAAGCACAGCAGGGATATCATTACTTGCACGCAAGTAggttatatttaattttgctacGAACATGCAATAAAGTGAGTTTATCGCACGTATTGTCGAGCTGAAACTAACACTTTATTATACGTATGCGCAAAACGACGGTGGGAAGTTTATTGTACGTAACACGTGCAAAAGTCTCGTCCTTTTAGGGTGTGAAGAAACCGGAGAATTTCGGTTTTATTTGCAAGGAAACTGCAAACGGCTTAGAAACTTCCATGGGGTACATCTTCAAGTGCGAATCCCCCTCAATAGTGGTTGATGCAGTTGCAGgtaatatttttgtacaagTCGGGAAATTTCAGTTTCGTTGCAATTCCCTTAAAGCTATCACTCAGGCTTTTATACACTCATCCACTTGCACCGCAACCCTCACTACCTCCTGCGAACATTGTCCTATGGTGTGGTTTCACAGACTCAGCAATGAGGTGGAACGCACCTCTGACAGGAGAGCTCAATCGATTATTCTGCGCAGGTAGTTGACGTCAGTTGGTTTTAAGATTAGTCgttacttaaattaaatttattttaggctGGAGCAGCTGGATCCAGATGAACAGATGATTATCCTGAGCAAATTCAAAAACGCCGACACAGACTGCATTAGAGAGCAGAACGAGTTCCTTCTGACCCTTTTAAGGGCCCATTGCGAAAGCAAACAGGGCAGGCACATGCATGATACTGCAGAGAATAggtacaatgttttttatagCATTAACTTGgaactttaataatttcttaGGTCTGAATTTTTGAACCAATACTTGGGAGTGGGAGGTGCCAACGTATTTAGCAAAGCCAAGAAGTCCCTTTCCAACTcctttgatcaatttttgaagagaCGCACTGcttctaataataatttactatCATCTTCTAGCAAGCAAATCAACATGCCACAAAACAAAGTAGGTACCTACCTACAGAACTCCTTTCCTGGACATACAAATTAACCAAAAAATCCTGCAGGAGCACTCTCCATCTCCCTCCATTCCAGGCCTAAAAAGCGAAACCAACTCAGATAAAGATTCAGAAGGATTCAGATCCAGATCTTCCACCATAGATTCTCATCAATCTGAAGGTGCAGAAAAGCTGTCGGTTCTAGATGAACACAAACACCATTCAGTATCTCCCGACAAGGGGTTGATGATGGACATGTAAGCGGAGTGAGTCACTTTTTGCAGGATTTatcagttttgaaaagtttcctgAAGGTGGGCCACAATTCTAAGGCCACTCCTGATCCGGACAAAATAGATTCGGGGTCGTGGAGACAGGCCATTTTCAAACGGATCATTACGCACCCAAATGAGGAGAAAACGGAGGAGGTCAAGAGGGAGAAGAGTAAAGAGGAGTTGAGAATATTATGGAAGAGTGCAATTAAGCAGACGATTTTGCTAGTTCGGATGGAAAAGCAGAATGAGAGATTGAAGGGTACTTTGGTA includes the following:
- the MFS16 gene encoding glucose-6-phosphate exchanger SLC37A2 isoform X1, translated to MVVFPFPKLRFRRRRFKMSLMSSDLPWGIRFLKKFADRCFPQRLHFNREFCYRASVVFLTYIAYMSYHLSRKPISVVKAVLHRNCSTLRTPLPHDSPTWCDWKPFDGSDSSASQLLGELDSAFLFCYAAAMFFSGFVAERVNLRYFLALGMLFSGIFSYLFGIGKTYDIHNLWYYISVQALAGIAQTTGWPGVVTVMSNWFGKTKRGLIFGLWNSHTSIGNILGSLIAAEYVETDWALSFIVPGLIIGVVGFVLFLFLVVSPGDVGFTTLESRVEEGRVYKPLGNQVANRGLTTDSRRSSSEVDDSDIIIGEQERMINVTRRDEVLHRGPTERTRLIGESSGSSTSYQPIGFIGALKIPGVIEFSLALFFAKLVSYTFLYWLPLYVNKSTTMGATLSADLSTLFDVGGIVGAIVAGVVSDKSDMPATTCVSMLLLSAPMMFVYQKLSVLSIGLNMVLLIIVGLLVNGPYALITTAVSAELGTHTCLEGNSKALATVTAIIDGTGSIGAAVGPLLAGFVSSYGWHNVFYMLIVSDILAFLILLRLVKNEIWRFRVHRHGLRRTE
- the MFS16 gene encoding glucose-6-phosphate exchanger SLC37A2 isoform X2; this encodes MVVFPFPKLRFRRRRFKMSLMSSDLPWGIRFLKKFADRCFPQRLHFNREFCYRASVVFLTYIAYMSYHLSRKPISVVKAVLHRNCSTLRTPLPHDSPTWCDWKPFDGSDSSASQLLGELDSAFLFCYAAAMFFSGFVAERVNLRYFLALGMLFSGIFSYLFGIGKTYDIHNLWYYISVQALAGIAQTTGWPGVVTVMSNWFGKTKRGLIFGLWNSHTSIGNILGSLIAAEYVETDWALSFIVPGLIIGVVGFVLFLFLVVSPGDVGFTTLESRVEEGRVYKPLGNQVANRGLTTDSRRSSSEVDDSDIIIGEQEVLHRGPTERTRLIGESSGSSTSYQPIGFIGALKIPGVIEFSLALFFAKLVSYTFLYWLPLYVNKSTTMGATLSADLSTLFDVGGIVGAIVAGVVSDKSDMPATTCVSMLLLSAPMMFVYQKLSVLSIGLNMVLLIIVGLLVNGPYALITTAVSAELGTHTCLEGNSKALATVTAIIDGTGSIGAAVGPLLAGFVSSYGWHNVFYMLIVSDILAFLILLRLVKNEIWRFRVHRHGLRRTE